The following are from one region of the Zonotrichia leucophrys gambelii isolate GWCS_2022_RI chromosome 1A, RI_Zleu_2.0, whole genome shotgun sequence genome:
- the LOC135442412 gene encoding histone H2A.J, which yields MSGRGKQGGKVRAKAKSRSSRAGLQFPVGRVHRLLRKGNYAERVGAGAPVYMAAVLEYLTAEILELAGNAARDNKKTRIIPRHLQLAIRNDEELNKLLGKVTIAQGGVLPNIQAVLLPKKTESHKAKSK from the coding sequence ATGTCCGGCCGCGGCAAACAGGGAGGCAAGGTCCGAGCCAAGGCCAAGTCGCGCTCGTCCCGGGCCGGGCTGCAGTTCCCCGTGGGTCGTGTCCATCGGCTTCTCCGGAAAGGTAACTACGCGGAGCGGGTGGGCGCTGGAGCTCCCGTCTACATGGCGGCCGTGCTGGAGTACCTGACGGCCGAGATCCTGGAGCTGGCGGGCAACGCGGCCCGCGACAACAAGAAGACGCGCATCATCCCCCGCCACCTGCAGCTCGCCATCCGCAACGACGAGGAGCTCAACAAGCTGCTGGGCAAGGTGACGATCGCGCAGGGCGGCGTGCTGCCCAACATCCAGGCCGTGCTGCTGCCCAAGAAGACTGAGAGCCATAAAGCCAAGAGCAAGTAA
- the LOC135442401 gene encoding histone H1.10: MSETAPAAAPAVAAPAAKAAAKKPKKAASGSKARKPAGPSVTELITKAVSASKERKGLSLAALKKALAAGGYDVEKNNSRIKLGLKSLVSKGTLVQTKGTGASGSFRLSKKPGEVKEKAPKKRAAAAKPKKPAAKKPASAAKKPKKAAAVKKSPKKAKKPAAAAAKKAAKSPKKATKAAKPKKAAAAAKSPAKAKAVKPKAAKPKAAKPKAAKAKKAAPKK; the protein is encoded by the coding sequence ATGTCGGAGaccgctcccgccgccgctcccgccgtcGCGGCCCCCGCCGCCAAGGCCGCCGCCAAGAAGCCGAAGAAGGCGGCGAGCGGCTCCAAGGCCCGCAAGCCCGCGGGGCCCAGCGTCACCGAGCTGATCACCAAGGCCGTGTCCGCCTCCAAGGAGCGCAAGGGGCTCTCGCTCGCCGCGCTCAAGAAGGCGCTGGCCGCCGGCGGCTACGATGTGGAGAAGAACAACAGCCGCATCAAGCTGGGGCTCAAGAGCCTCGTCAGCAAGGGCACCCTGGTGCAGACCAAGGGCACCGGCGCCTCCGGCTCCTTCCGCCTCAGCAAGAAACCCGGGGAAGTGAAGGAAAAAGCCCCGAAAAAGAGAGCAGCTGCGGCCAAGCCCAAGAAGCCGGCGGCGAAGAAGCCCGCCAGCGCCGCTAAGAAGCCCAAGAAAGCGGCGGCGGTGAAGAAGAGCCCCAAGAAGGCGAAGAAGCCGGCGGCTGCAGCGGCCAAGAAAGCGGCCAAGAGCCCCAAGAAGGCGACAAAGGCTGCCAAGCCCAAAAAAGCGGCGGCAGCAGCCAAGAGCCCGGCTAAGGCGAAAGCGGTGAAGCCCAAAGCAGCCAAGCCCAAGGCGGCCAAGCCAAAAGCGGCCAAGGCGAAGAAGGCAGCGCCGAAGAAATGA
- the LOC135442432 gene encoding histone H4, whose amino-acid sequence MSGRGKGGKGLGKGGAKRHRKVLRDNIQGITKPAIRRLARRGGVKRISGLIYEETRGVLKVFLENVIRDAVTYTEHAKRKTVTAMDVVYALKRQGRTLYGFGG is encoded by the coding sequence ATGTCTGGCCGGGGCAAGGGCGGCAAAGGTCTCGGCAAGGGCGGTGCCAAGCGCCACCGCAAGGTGCTGCGCGACAACATCCAGGGCATCACCAAGCCGGCCATCCGCCGCCTGGCTCGGCGCGGCGGCGTCAAGCGCATCTCGGGGCTCATCTACGAGGAGACGCGCGGCGTGCTCAAGGTCTTCCTGGAGAACGTCATCCGCGACGCCGTCACCTACACGGAGCACGCCAAGAGAAAGACGGTCACGGCCATGGACGTGGTCTACGCCCTCAAGCGCCAGGGTCGCACTCTCTACGGCTTCGGCGGCTAA
- the LOC135442407 gene encoding histone H3: MARTKQTARKSTGGKAPRKQLATKAARKSAPATGGVKKPHRYRPGTVALREIRRYQKSTELLIRKLPFQRLVREIAQDFKTDLRFQSSAVMALQEASEAYLVGLFEDTNLCAIHAKRVTIMPKDIQLARRIRGERA; this comes from the coding sequence ATGGCGCGCACGAAGCAGACGGCGCGGAAGTCGACGGGCGGCAAGGCGCCCCGCAAGCAGCTGGCCACCAAGGCTGCCCGCAAGAGCGCGCCGGCCACGGGCGGCGTCAAGAAGCCGCACCGCTACCGGCCCGGCACGGTGGCGCTGCGCGAGATCCGGCGCTACCAGAAGTCCACGGAGCTGCTGATCCGCAAGCTGCCCTTCCAGCGCCTGGTGCGCGAGATCGCGCAGGACTTCAAGACCGACCTGCGCTTCCAGAGCTCGGCCGTCATGGCGCTGCAGGAGGCCAGCGAGGCCTACCTGGTGGGGCTCTTCGAGGACACCAACCTGTGCGCCATCCACGCCAAGCGCGTCACCATCATGCCCAAGGACATCCAGCTGGCCCGCCGCATCCGCGGAGAGCGCGCCTGA
- the LOC135442433 gene encoding histone H4, with amino-acid sequence MSGRGKGGKGLGKGGAKRHRKVLRDNIQGITKPAIRRLARRGGVKRISGLIYEETRGVLKVFLENVIRDAVTYTEHAKRKTVTAMDVVYALKRQGRTLYGFGG; translated from the coding sequence ATGTCTGGCCGGGGCAAGGGCGGCAAGGGGCTCGGCAAGGGCGGCGCCAAGCGCCACCGCAAGGTGCTGCGCGACAACATCCAGGGCATCACCAAGCCGGCCATCCGCCGCCTGGCTCGGCGCGGCGGCGTCAAGCGCATCTCGGGGCTCATCTACGAGGAGACGCGCGGCGTGCTCAAGGTCTTCCTGGAGAACGTCATCCGCGACGCTGTCACCTACACGGAGCACGCCAAGAGGAAGACGGTCACGGCCATGGACGTGGTCTACGCTCTCAAGCGCCAGGGTCGCACTCTCTACGGCTTCGGCGGCTAA
- the LOC135442424 gene encoding histone H2B 1/2/3/4/6, producing MPEPAKSAPAPKKGSKKAVTKTQKKGDKKRKKSRKESYSIYVYKVLKQVHPDTGISSKAMGIMNSFVNDIFERIAGEASRLAHYNKRSTITSREIQTAVRLLLPGELAKHAVSEGTKAVTKYTSSK from the coding sequence ATGCCCGAGCCGGCCAAGTCCGCCCCCGCGCCCAAGAAGGGCTCGAAGAAGGCGGTGACCAAGACGCAGAAGAAGGGCGACAAGAAGCGCAAGAAGAGCCGCAAGGAGAGCTACTCCATCTACGTGTACAAGGTGCTGAAGCAGGTGCACCCCGACACGGGCATCTCGTCCAAGGCCATGGGCATCATGAACTCCTTCGTCAACGACATCTTCGAGCGCATCGCGGGCGAGGCCTCGCGCCTGGCGCACTACAACAAGCGCTCCACCATCACCTCGCGGGAGATCCAGACGGCCGTGCGCCTGCTGCTGCCCGGCGAGCTGGCCAAGCACGCCGTGTCCGAGGGCACCAAGGCTGTCACCAAGTACACCAGCTCCAAGTAG
- the LOC135442430 gene encoding histone H4 yields the protein MSGRGKGGKGLGKGGAKRHRKVLRDNIQGITKPAIRRLARRGGVKRISGLIYEETRGVLKVFLENVIRDAVTYTEHAKRKTVTAMDVVYALKRQGRTLYGFGG from the coding sequence ATGTCTGGCCGAGGCAAGGGCGGCAAGGGGCTCGGCAAGGGCGGCGCCAAGCGTCACCGCAAGGTGCTGCGCGACAACATCCAGGGCATCACCAAGCCGGCCATCCGCCGCTTGGCTCGGCGCGGCGGCGTCAAGCGCATCTCGGGGCTCATCTACGAGGAGACGCGCGGCGTGCTCAAGGTCTTCCTGGAGAACGTCATCCGCGACGCCGTCACCTACACGGAGCACGCCAAGAGGAAGACGGTCACGGCCATGGACGTGGTCTACGCCCTCAAGCGCCAGGGTCGCACTCTCTACGGCTTCGGCGGCTAA